A window from Zingiber officinale cultivar Zhangliang chromosome 7A, Zo_v1.1, whole genome shotgun sequence encodes these proteins:
- the LOC121999896 gene encoding heat stress transcription factor B-4c-like — protein MMERCWEAAAAAAAGGGAEAHKPVPAPFLTKTYQLVDDPATDHIVSWGDDRVSTFIVWRPPEFARDILPNFFKHNNFSSFVRQLNTYGFRKVVPERWEFANEFFRKGEKHLLCDIHRRKTCSVAASSSSFPLVASSSPLFPLYSHFDDYRLAAAAHGWKPGADGPPSRLLLLCGNEAAANGIRGPPAAATGAAALMAENERLRRSNEALVAELTHMRKLYNDIIYFVQNHVQPVAPSSGLLFSSTHRRLPPVRGGNSGSPASSSSLTIAEEPTSPPPPPPLDDDINKNELESSGEEPKLFGVPLSAGTARSKRASLQAVDEPPPSTKLRLVVEKDELGLNLTPSRSP, from the exons ATGATGGAGCGTTGTTGggaagcggcggcggcggcggcggcggggggAGGAGCCGAGGCGCACAAGCCTGTTCCGGCGCCGTTCCTGACGAAGACGTATCAGCTGGTGGACGACCCTGCCACCGACCACATTGTCTCCTGGGGCGACGACCGCGTCTCCACCTTCATCGTGTGGCGGCCTCCCGAGTTCGCCCGCGACATCCTTCCCAACTTCTTCAAGCACAATAACTTCTCTAGCTTCGTCCGCCAACTCAACACCTAT GGATTTCGAAAGGTGGTGCCGGAGAGATGGGAGTTCGCTAACGAGTTCTTCCGCAAAGGAGAGAAGCACCTCCTCTGCGATATCCACCGCCGCAAGACCTGCTCCGTGGCCGCCTCTTCTTCGTCTTTCCCCTTGGTGGCTTCCTCCTCTCCCTTATTCCCTCTCTACTCCCACTTCGACGACTACCGCCTCGCCGCCGCCGCCCACGGCTGGAAGCCGGGCGCAGACGGTCCCCCCtcccgcctcctcctcctctgcgGCAATGAGGCCGCGGCGAATGGCATCAGAGGGCCGCCGGCGGCGGCGACGGGCGCCGCGGCGTTGATGGCGGAGAACGAGCGGCTGCGGCGGAGCAACGAGGCGCTGGTGGCGGAGCTGACGCACATGCGAAAGCTCTACAACGACATCATCTACTTCGTGCAGAATCACGTGCAGCCTGTCGCCCCCAGCTCCGGCCTGCTCTTCTCCTCCACCCACCGTAGGCTGCCGCCGGTCCGGGGCGGAAACTCCGGGAGCCCTGCTTCCAGCAGCTCCCTCACCATCGCAGAGGAGCCAACGtccccgccgccgccgccgccgctcgaCGACGACATTAATAAGAACGAATTAGAGAGCAGCGGCGAGGAGCCGAAGCTGTTCGGGGTGCCCCTCAGCGCCGGCACTGCCCGTTCGAAGCGAGCTAGCTTGCAAGCCGTCGACGAGCCTCCGCCGTCGACCAAGCTACGCCTCGTGGTCGAAAAGGACGAGTTGGGACTAAATCTAACGCCGTCACGATCCCCTTAA